Proteins from one Phoenix dactylifera cultivar Barhee BC4 unplaced genomic scaffold, palm_55x_up_171113_PBpolish2nd_filt_p 000256F, whole genome shotgun sequence genomic window:
- the LOC103697629 gene encoding two-component response regulator-like PRR95 isoform X2, giving the protein MEEMWRREGEEREEIVVMAEEEKKGGGEEGEGETGVVRWERFLRRMSVRVLLVEGDDSTRHIIAALLRKCSYRVVAASDGLKAWETLKEKHQNIDLVLTEVELPKISGVSLLTMIMDHETCKNIPVIMMSSHDSMSMVFKCMLKGAADFLVKPIRKNELRNLWQHVWRRQIVSHGHGGHQDGNAKCEFEPEYGNHSTEYVACMQKYREYSDKGSDAESSCTRSDMEAESAHMQDMLDLKQKNSWDISLVEHSLAPIGETRTHLDSALLMHEGESNVAVTMNEDSVPTRCLNNKNITSETYGRNFDLDQPSNVVVDLTNQPQLIHAPRHGTAARDDFSNIAENHGHENEIMCKASPMPHLELSLRRYQDIYLEKQENDEWSILNHSNLSAFSVYHSRTGVPTSLTPRNFSTEHKECNSTSCKPRPHQGCSNASDASQFNGLRSNINLEDKKSLGVGLPAQDGMEVRCTPLRVVPLPIPAGGMSFDSLCAGYGPVMQPMYYPQSTHHLWSTIPSMWHGVQTLHSDHPNDQSARNPTYHSAEKQEETMELLDEQRHVSSATAESGSGSVCNGGRNGGASACNESIGHITGSNNFKATTESGNHDGTIAHEGTKPMDFYRLSQREEALNKFRMKRKDRCYEKKVRYQSRKLLAEQRPRVKGQFVRQVQLGLQSVGAGCYHGDPATE; this is encoded by the exons ATGGAGGAAATGTGgaggagagaaggggaggagagggaggagattgTGGTGATggcagaggaggagaagaaggggggaggagaggagggagaaggggaGACGGGGGTCGTGAGATGGGAGAGGTTTCTGCGGAGGATGTCGGTGAGGGTGCTGCTTGTGGAGGGGGACGACTCCACCCGGCATATCATCGCTGCGCTGCTGAGAAAGTGTAGCTACAGAG TTGTTGCGGCATCAGATGGCTTAAAGGCATGGGAAACACTGAAAGAGAAACATCAGAATATAGACCTTGTTTTGACTGAAGTGGAATTGCCCAAAATCTCTGGGGTTAGCCTTCTTACAATGATAATGGACCACGAGACCTGCAAGAATATTCCTGTCATAA TGATGTCTTCACATGATTCAATGAGCATGGTTTTCAAATGCATGCTGAAAGGTGCAGCAGACTTCCTCGTTAAGCCCATTCGGAAAAATGAGTTGAGGAATTTGTGGCAGCATGTCTGGAGAAGGCAAATT GTAAGTCATGGCCATGGTGGGCATCAGGATGGAAATGCAAAATGTGAATTTGAACCTGAATATGGCAACCATTCAACTGAATATGTAGCTTGTATGCAGAAATATAGGGAATACAGTGACAAAGGGAGTGATGCTGAA AGCTCTTGTACAAGGTCAGACATGGAAGCTGAGAGTGCACACATGCAAGATATGCTGGATCTTAAGCAGAAAAATAGCTGGGATATCTCTTTGGTGGAGCATTCACTAGCCCCAATTGGTGAAACACGAACTCATTTAGATAGTGCATTGCTGATGCACGAGGGTGAATCAAATG TAGCAGTGACTATGAATGAGGATTCGGTCCCAACACGATGCCTGAACAATAAAAATATTACAAGTGAAACTTATGGCCGAAACTTTGATCTGGACCAACCTTCTAATGTAGTTGTTGATCTGACTAATCAACCACAACTTATCCATGCACCAAGGCATGGTACTGCTGCTCGAGATGACTTCTCAAACATTGCAGAAAATCATGGTCATGAGAATGAAATCATGTGCAAGGCAAGTCCCATGCCTCATTTGGAGCTTTCTTTGAGAAGGTATCAGGATATTTACCTGGAAAAGCAAGAGAATGATGAATGGAGTATATTGAATCATTCAAATTTATCAGCCTTTTCAGT GTACCACAGCAGGACAGGGGTGCCTACTTCGTTAACACCAAGGAACTTTTCCACTGAACACAAGGAATGTAACAGTACTTCATGTAAACCACGGCCACATCAAGGATGCAGTAATGCTAGCGATGCTTCTCAGTTTAATGGCTTGAGATCAAATATAAATTTGGAAGATAAGAAATCCCTTGGTGTTGGACTTCCGGCTCAAGATGGAATGGAAGTTCGATGCACTCCCCTTCGAGTTGTCCCACTCCCTATTCCAGCGGGTGGCATGTCTTTTGATAGTCTGTGTGCTGGGTATGGTCCAGTAATGCAACCCATGTATTATCCACAGTCAACTCATCATTTGTGGAGTACCATCCCGTCCATGTGGCATGGAGTACAAACTCTGCACAGTGACCATCCCAATGATCAGAGTGCTAGAAACCCAACTTACCATTCTGCAGAAAAGCAGGAAGAAACTATGGAGCTGTTGGATGAACAGAGACATGTTTCATCAGCTACAGCTGAGAGTGGAAGTGGGAGTGTATGTAATGGTGGCAGAAATGGAGGTGCAAGTGCTTGCAATGAAAGTATTGGGCACATTACCGGATCCAATAATTTCAAGGCCACGACAGAGAGTGGCAATCATGATGGCACAATTGCTCATGAAGGGACTAAGCCAATGGATTTTTATCGGTTAAGCCAAAGAGAAGAAGCCTTGAACAAATTCCGAATGAAACGGAAGGACAGATGCTACGAGAAGAAG GTTCGGTACCAAAGCAGGAAACTACTAGCAGAGCAGCGCCCTCGTGTTAAGGGACAATTTGTCCGTCAAGTGCAGCTTGGTCTTCAATCTGTGGGAGCAGGCTGCTACCATGGTGATCCAGCTACCGAATAG
- the LOC120105316 gene encoding uncharacterized protein LOC120105316 has translation MPTSNTSLFSRIKRREAEAGGAIPQPRKKSRSAGASTSAGTGGPGAGASTICQGRTRDAGDTGPTAPICPAPVAQRGRPTTIPLRRPGPGPTGSPEVPSSDEPSSSRAPREKSAEPGSPLLEGSSAIHDAEVARAVFRRAMLPADWAEFANLPLEEIVDGTYRNTARHIHEVDTLVFIAQGCQEETRRVSRQLEPAKKRIAELEAALAEAEARRETTEAGRLALVEVLEEERAAHSLAKSALRASETRLGEAQSEIAGLKYEGGVFRLKIEQLEAREKKALERAENAVELFKESEEFRDMLEEETVDGFLRGFENFWRQMARPPIRPLHDSSEDEVGLWLRRRRS, from the exons atgccgaccagcaacacgtcCCTCTTCTCTCGGATAaagaggcgagaggccgaggccgggggggctattccccagcctcggaagaagtCGAGGTCGGCCGGTGCTTCTACATCGGCCGGGACGGGAGGCCCGGGGGCGGGGGCCTCCACAATTTGCCAGGGGCGTACGCGGGACGCCGGCGACACGGGCCCAACGGCCCCTATCTGTCCCGCTCCTGTCGCCCAGCGGGGGAGGCCGACCACGATTCCTTTACGACGCCCGGGGCCTGGGCCGACCGGGAGCCCCGAGGTCCCCAGCTCGGATGAGCCGAGCTCTTCAAGGGCCCCGAGGGAGAAGTCGGCCGAGCCGGGATCCCCACTcctcgaggggagctcggccatcCATGACGCCGAGGTCGCACGGGCTGTGTTtcggcgtgcgatgcttccagcggactGGGCCGAGTTCGCGAACTTGCCGCTGGAAGAGATCGTCGACGGTACCTACCGCAATACCGCTCGG CATATTCACGAAGTTGACACCCTGGTGTTCATCGCCCAGGGGTGTCAAGAAGAGACTCGGCGGGTTAGCCGGCAATTGGAGCCGGCTAAAAAAAGGATTGCCGAGTTGGAGGCAGCGCTGGCCGAGGCCGAAGCGCGGAGGGAGACCACTGAGGCCGGGCGACTAGCCCTGGTCGAGGTGCTCGAAGAGGAAAGGGCCGCCCATTCGCTGGCAAAGTCGGCCCTGCGCGCCTCTGAGACGCGACTGGGGGAGGCCCAGTCCGAGATCGCCGGCCTCAAGTACGAGGGCGGGGTCTTCCGCCTCAAGATCGaacaacttgaggcccgggagaagaaggcgctcgagcgagccgagaatgccgtggagctcttcaaggagtcggaggagttccgcgacatgttagaGGAGGAAACCGTGGATGGGTTCCTCCGCGGCTTCGAGAACTTTTGGAGGCAGATGGCTCGGCCCCCAATTCGACCTCTCCACGATTCGTCCGAGGATGAGGTTGGGCTGTGGCTCCGACGACGACGTTCCTGA
- the LOC103697629 gene encoding two-component response regulator-like PRR95 isoform X1, with protein MEEMWRREGEEREEIVVMAEEEKKGGGEEGEGETGVVRWERFLRRMSVRVLLVEGDDSTRHIIAALLRKCSYRVVAASDGLKAWETLKEKHQNIDLVLTEVELPKISGVSLLTMIMDHETCKNIPVIMMSSHDSMSMVFKCMLKGAADFLVKPIRKNELRNLWQHVWRRQIQVSHGHGGHQDGNAKCEFEPEYGNHSTEYVACMQKYREYSDKGSDAESSCTRSDMEAESAHMQDMLDLKQKNSWDISLVEHSLAPIGETRTHLDSALLMHEGESNVAVTMNEDSVPTRCLNNKNITSETYGRNFDLDQPSNVVVDLTNQPQLIHAPRHGTAARDDFSNIAENHGHENEIMCKASPMPHLELSLRRYQDIYLEKQENDEWSILNHSNLSAFSVYHSRTGVPTSLTPRNFSTEHKECNSTSCKPRPHQGCSNASDASQFNGLRSNINLEDKKSLGVGLPAQDGMEVRCTPLRVVPLPIPAGGMSFDSLCAGYGPVMQPMYYPQSTHHLWSTIPSMWHGVQTLHSDHPNDQSARNPTYHSAEKQEETMELLDEQRHVSSATAESGSGSVCNGGRNGGASACNESIGHITGSNNFKATTESGNHDGTIAHEGTKPMDFYRLSQREEALNKFRMKRKDRCYEKKVRYQSRKLLAEQRPRVKGQFVRQVQLGLQSVGAGCYHGDPATE; from the exons ATGGAGGAAATGTGgaggagagaaggggaggagagggaggagattgTGGTGATggcagaggaggagaagaaggggggaggagaggagggagaaggggaGACGGGGGTCGTGAGATGGGAGAGGTTTCTGCGGAGGATGTCGGTGAGGGTGCTGCTTGTGGAGGGGGACGACTCCACCCGGCATATCATCGCTGCGCTGCTGAGAAAGTGTAGCTACAGAG TTGTTGCGGCATCAGATGGCTTAAAGGCATGGGAAACACTGAAAGAGAAACATCAGAATATAGACCTTGTTTTGACTGAAGTGGAATTGCCCAAAATCTCTGGGGTTAGCCTTCTTACAATGATAATGGACCACGAGACCTGCAAGAATATTCCTGTCATAA TGATGTCTTCACATGATTCAATGAGCATGGTTTTCAAATGCATGCTGAAAGGTGCAGCAGACTTCCTCGTTAAGCCCATTCGGAAAAATGAGTTGAGGAATTTGTGGCAGCATGTCTGGAGAAGGCAAATT CAGGTAAGTCATGGCCATGGTGGGCATCAGGATGGAAATGCAAAATGTGAATTTGAACCTGAATATGGCAACCATTCAACTGAATATGTAGCTTGTATGCAGAAATATAGGGAATACAGTGACAAAGGGAGTGATGCTGAA AGCTCTTGTACAAGGTCAGACATGGAAGCTGAGAGTGCACACATGCAAGATATGCTGGATCTTAAGCAGAAAAATAGCTGGGATATCTCTTTGGTGGAGCATTCACTAGCCCCAATTGGTGAAACACGAACTCATTTAGATAGTGCATTGCTGATGCACGAGGGTGAATCAAATG TAGCAGTGACTATGAATGAGGATTCGGTCCCAACACGATGCCTGAACAATAAAAATATTACAAGTGAAACTTATGGCCGAAACTTTGATCTGGACCAACCTTCTAATGTAGTTGTTGATCTGACTAATCAACCACAACTTATCCATGCACCAAGGCATGGTACTGCTGCTCGAGATGACTTCTCAAACATTGCAGAAAATCATGGTCATGAGAATGAAATCATGTGCAAGGCAAGTCCCATGCCTCATTTGGAGCTTTCTTTGAGAAGGTATCAGGATATTTACCTGGAAAAGCAAGAGAATGATGAATGGAGTATATTGAATCATTCAAATTTATCAGCCTTTTCAGT GTACCACAGCAGGACAGGGGTGCCTACTTCGTTAACACCAAGGAACTTTTCCACTGAACACAAGGAATGTAACAGTACTTCATGTAAACCACGGCCACATCAAGGATGCAGTAATGCTAGCGATGCTTCTCAGTTTAATGGCTTGAGATCAAATATAAATTTGGAAGATAAGAAATCCCTTGGTGTTGGACTTCCGGCTCAAGATGGAATGGAAGTTCGATGCACTCCCCTTCGAGTTGTCCCACTCCCTATTCCAGCGGGTGGCATGTCTTTTGATAGTCTGTGTGCTGGGTATGGTCCAGTAATGCAACCCATGTATTATCCACAGTCAACTCATCATTTGTGGAGTACCATCCCGTCCATGTGGCATGGAGTACAAACTCTGCACAGTGACCATCCCAATGATCAGAGTGCTAGAAACCCAACTTACCATTCTGCAGAAAAGCAGGAAGAAACTATGGAGCTGTTGGATGAACAGAGACATGTTTCATCAGCTACAGCTGAGAGTGGAAGTGGGAGTGTATGTAATGGTGGCAGAAATGGAGGTGCAAGTGCTTGCAATGAAAGTATTGGGCACATTACCGGATCCAATAATTTCAAGGCCACGACAGAGAGTGGCAATCATGATGGCACAATTGCTCATGAAGGGACTAAGCCAATGGATTTTTATCGGTTAAGCCAAAGAGAAGAAGCCTTGAACAAATTCCGAATGAAACGGAAGGACAGATGCTACGAGAAGAAG GTTCGGTACCAAAGCAGGAAACTACTAGCAGAGCAGCGCCCTCGTGTTAAGGGACAATTTGTCCGTCAAGTGCAGCTTGGTCTTCAATCTGTGGGAGCAGGCTGCTACCATGGTGATCCAGCTACCGAATAG